A region of the Hemitrygon akajei chromosome 11, sHemAka1.3, whole genome shotgun sequence genome:
AGTCAGCCAATATAAAGAGAGGAGAGGTGACTGGTGGACTGAAACGTGTGAAGGGAGTTGGGCAGATCTTgccatgtgggggggggggttgagtggatgggagacaggcagatgggtgataggtggagacaggTGGTGTGATGCGTATGGAGGGTGGATTGAGGCTGAAGACAGCTGCCAGAGGATGATAAGCTGTGGGGAGAAAGGTTACCGTTACTGCAGTCTGATTAAGTGAGGAAAGTAACCATAtagggagatggggagggcaaATGGAATCAAGACAGGCGATGGGTGAATGGTCTGGGAGGAACAGTTAATATGCCAGAGATGAAAGAATAACTCTGCCTTCtctttctgcctgacctgctgtgttcccatCGTTAGAGACTTTGTTGCCCTATCCTGCATTGGTAGCTGTTACATCTTGAATTTCAAAGCTGTTAATACTTTCCCTTTATACTTAAATGAAGGAAAAGTAGTTGAAGCCATGCTGCTTACCAAGTTGTCAACCAAAAGCCAAGAAACAAATCCAGACTAGGCATTGGCTTCAATTGACACAAGCTGCATTTTTCACCTCGATTTTATTTCTGAAATATAAATACATTATATGAAAGGAATTGTCATTTGCTGCAGTAATCTGTTCAGAGCCCGTGAATCCAGAGTTGCGAGGCTTGCCCCCAAGCCCGTGAGTAAAGCTCATCTCAAGGTCCCAGGCTGGTCAATCCAGTCCTAGTCTGAGGCAGGAAATCAAAGGTCTAGAAAACTGTTAAGAGCCACTCAGTACAGAAGCCACTGTCAATTCCGAGCCAGGGGATCCGGAGTAAGGAGGCCTGTCCCGAGCTAATGAACCCAAGGTTAACGAAACAGTTCCGAGCCAGTGTCCAGACCATTTTCTGAGTCATTGAATCCAGCCAAGTGGTGGAATAACACCGCCCTGAAGCCGTGCTCTGGAGATGCGAAAATGCGTCCCTGGGTTGCCTTCTACCCCGGTGTGTGCgttcgctctctctccctctcactcggatCTGGCGGTGAAGGTGTGGTGCGCCATGTCGCCAATAGCCCCGAGGAGCAGTAGCCAGAGCGGGACCAGCACCCAACAGAGAGGCAGCTCAGCCAGGCGCTGCAGTCGAGCGGCTAGCGCCAGCAGGAAAGCTAACTTCAGCAGTAGGGCCAACAGGCCCCAAGCCTGGCGCTTGAGTCTACTCGCTGCCGCTGCGCTACCGTGCTCCTGAGCCTCCCGGCACTGCCCCGCCAGCCTGACCAGTAGCAGCACCAGCAACGCCGCGTCGAACAGCCAGAGCGGCACGAAGACCAGGAACCAGCTCCACCCCAGCGTCTCCTCCATCTTCAGCACCAGTATGATCAGGAAGAACAGACTAAAAAGCCAGGTTAGCAGCACCCGCTGCGCCAGCGACATTCTCATCCAACCTCCTGCCTCCGGGCACTCTCGGCAAGTCAACCCCGAGGATCCAGGTTCACCGTCTAGGCCTCACTGTGGGCCGTCCCCATGGAAACAGGGCCGGAAGAGGCGCGATGACGTCAGCGGCGGTTGAGGGTGATGGGAGGTGGCGTGGCTAGGGAGAGAGAGTGCGCACATCCCAGGAAAGAAGTTGTGCGGAGCGCGCACACAAATCCCGGGTTAGAAAGCGTGGGGAGCGCGCGCACGCGTTTGCGAGTGAGCGCGCAGCCGGGGCCGCTTCCGGCGGGCAGTGCGCGAGCAGTCGGGCGGGCGGGCAGGGATGGCGGAAGGTTCTGGAAAGCGGCGGATTAAAGTGACGGTGAAGACGCCGAAGGACCGCGAGGAGTTCGCGGTGGAAGAGGAGGCTTCCGTGCGGGAGGTGAGGAGGAGGGTGGCGGCGGTGGGGATGAGGAGAGGCTTGCCGACATCTTTCTGTCCCACCCCCACCCAGGGCCCGGCCGGTGCTCAAACTCTACCCTCGGGCGATCGCCCTCTCTGAGGCCTTCTTCCGGCCCCTGATTGATCCGGCACTCCGATCGATCTACCCCAGGTCTTCCCTTCAATTACACCCCCACCCCCGGGCCTCACTACCCTTTCCCTCCTCACGTGTGGAGTTCCCCCAGACGCTGAGGGACTGGAGGAACATCTGCATTCGTGTAACGCCTTTCCCCTTCGTTTCCGAAGGTCCCTCCCTCAAGACTGATCTCTTTctctcattccacccccc
Encoded here:
- the LOC140735826 gene encoding transmembrane protein 60-like, which encodes MRMSLAQRVLLTWLFSLFFLIILVLKMEETLGWSWFLVFVPLWLFDAALLVLLLVRLAGQCREAQEHGSAAAASRLKRQAWGLLALLLKLAFLLALAARLQRLAELPLCWVLVPLWLLLLGAIGDMAHHTFTARSE